Part of the Nicotiana sylvestris chromosome 5, ASM39365v2, whole genome shotgun sequence genome is shown below.
AAGAAATACATTTGTTCTCAAATGAAAAGATATAGTAAAACTAAGATagagggaaggggactccagggacTACGAACGCTGACAgatctacctcgggtctcctgatggactgaagacATCAACCTAACTCTACTTACGAGGTCCggcaccgaaatctgcacagaaagtatAGAGTGTAATATTAGTACAACAgaccccatgtattggtaagtgccgagcctaacctcggcgatgTAGTGGCGAGGGTAGGACACAACaacaatacaagcatgtgcagttaaatcatatacgagaagaTAATAATAACAGAAATTTAATAGATAATAACGGGAAGGGGGAGGTCATGCTGAGGGGAAATATCATGTTCTGGAAATAATACAGTAGAGAAACAAAGTAAATATCATGCTTTGAACCAACATAAATAATAACATAGCAACATGTGCACGACACCCTTCGtccttttactctcgtccttaccataagaaacaacaaaaacggcacgacatcacccttcgtgcattaactctctcataatcattgcacgacatcacccttagtgcattaacactcacaaaataTGGCATAGCATCACCATTCGTGCactaacactcactcacaatattgTGCACggcccttcgtgctttacactcttcctcacccaatcaatagaaacaataatatcccggcaagggaatcaacaataacaaaccTTGTTtaaacatttaacttcacaatatagatctcaacttgagtcaatactcaaccaatatccaaaACAGGGAAAAACATACTAAAACTCGTTTAACATGAAGAATTAACCATTTAAAGCATGAATAGTACATATAAAGGAATACAACAgtcacaagtataagactcacttgcatgctatgacccgacaacaatgtatagatactcgtcagctcacctatacgtcatactcaacaactaaacacataaaaataaggcaacaacacctaatcccacaagctaaggttagccacgacacttacctcgattccacgactTTTCCTTTAGATTACACCTACAATCCACTCATATCTACACAAAATTAATTCAATATCAATAATTATTGCTAAGGGAATCAACTACAATGCACAAATTTAGTTTCCCAACgttcccccaaaaagtcaaaaactgacCCCTGGCCCGCTTGGTtaaactcgaggttcagaccaaaactcattcactcacgagcccaaatatgtaattagtttcgaaatccgaccccaaatcgaggtctaaatccccaaatttcgtaaaatccctaatttttacccttaaagaacaagatttaggcctagaaatctaatgggtgttgatggaaattgAAAGGAATGAGTTTTTGAACACGAACCTATGATTTGGTGATGAATCCCcacttcaaaaatcgcccaaggtcGAGTTCTATGGATGAAAATATGAAATTTGGTCTAATTCCCGTgctggttttgtttttaaaatactGGGCAGACTttattcgcgttcgcgagaggtctATTGCATTCTCGAAGCAGCGGTCATAGTGACCTTCTCATTCTCGAAACACCCTATGCATTCGCTAAGGTATACCCCCCAAACCTCCGCGTTCGCGATccccctaccatgttcatgagcCACTGCCGCATTCGCGTGGAGTATCTTTCCCCTCCCCCAGTTCCCATGTTTCGTGTTCGCGATAgcctggtcgcgttcgcgaagggtaatgcCCTCAATACTTTGCGTTCGTGACCAGTGCCTCATGTTCGCGCAGAAGGATTGCTTTCTCAGACAAATTtacacttcgcgatcgcgagaaatgcttcgcaatcgcgaagcacaaaataccTATGCACTTGCAACAGCAAAACGACAGAGTTCACTAAGTccaaacatcccgaaacctatccaaaactcacccgagccctcggggctccaaaccaaacatgcacataagtctaaaaacatcatacagacttgctcgtgcaatcaaattgctaaaataacatctaaaactacagatttagcatcaaaatcaatgaaattctcaagaacacttaaagtttctattttctcaaccgagggtccgaatcacgtcatataaacTCCGTTGCTCACCATATTTCACATACATGACTTtaataccatattaaacctgtaccgggctctggaaccaaaatacgggcctgattccaacaagatcaaacattattcaatttccaaacccattatattttcagttaaataattttattaaaaaatttatttctcgggctagggaccttgtaattcgattccgggcatacgcctaaattccatattttcctacagacctttcgggaccgtcaaaacacggGTCTGAGTCCGTTTATTCAAATTGTTGACTAAAGTCAACTTAATCCATTTTTAAAGGTAAAGCTtaatattttctcaaattttcacataaaaacattTCGAAAGCACGCcaggactgtgcacgcaaatcgagaagaaagaaaatgaggtcTTAGATGCCTCGGAACcccgaattgggttctaaaatacGTGATGACCATTTGAATCATCACAGAATAGCTCCGTTTAGCGTTCCTAAATTTGCATGCGCAATTTGTGTCCTGTTTTCAGAATGTTTTATGAGAaaaattgatgaaaatgtgaaatcGTGCCTTAAAACTCATTTGTATTGACTATGATCAATATTTGATGTAAACAGAACCGGATCAGTATTTTGACTGTCCTagtgggtccgtatcgtgatttgtgacttggacgtatgcccaaaattgaattcggaagtccctagctTATATTAACGTAATTTTTTGAAAACGagaaatttaaatatttaaaggATTCCTAAGTTTCACCGTAAGTTGACTTTGTTGCAACCGGGCTCAGATTTCTTTTTCGGAACTTGGTATAAGTTTGTTATAGTATTTATaatttgtctgcaaaatttggtgcaaaatggAATTGATTTGACGTGAATCGGATGTCCGGTTGAAAATTGCGTGTTATTAAGTTTCAttaaaaatttcattcgttttggtGTCCGATtaatagttctaggtgttatttagGTGTTTTCATCACGCACGCGAGTTCATATGATATATTTGGACTtttgtgcatatttggtttggatcatcgtgggctcgggtgagtttcagacgcgTGGTGGAGTGTTGAAAGAGTCAGGACTTTCCTGGTTCTAGTTCACGGGCCTaagatctcgcaattgcgaggtctggttcacatttgcgataaCACATCACCTCTatctggttcgcatttgcgaacaacttcttcgcaattgcgaagaagggACTGGGATAATAGGGATCGCAATTGCGATTAATTGGTTGCTTTTGCGAAGCTCCaatgtttgcatttgcgaaaaaACCATCAAAATTGCGATGGCAGCAGAGATGTGAATGATTTGCATTTGCGAGGACTTTTTCGTATttgcggggttcgcaattgcaaaccctaggccgcaattgcgaaccccaggCTATAATTGCTACATCTGCGCctggaaaaaagaggaaaaaatgggATTTAGCTCATTTCTTTCAAACTCTCAACCCTAAATACCCTAGAAGTGATTTTCCCAAAAGATTTTCTTTctaaattcattggtaagtgacttcaatctatttcttttcaattacccattatatTTCATAAGTTTTCAACATTAAATCTAgaatttttatggtagaaattagggatttgggttgaattaggaatttttgtaaatTTGGGATTTAGTCATCGAATTGAGGTTAGATTTCGAACCTAATAACATAACTGAGCTTGGGGGTAAATGAGTGATTGGGTTTTGGTTTGaatttcgagttttgaccaagcgggcctagagttgacttttgttgactttttttcgaaatcgttatagattgaatctttttcactcatgagtagtttctaaagcttattttgtattgtttgaactatatttggttagattcgattggTTTGGTGGTGGATTTTAGAGGAAAGGCCCCGGTTGAGCTTTAATTTGAttgcggagcgaggtaagtgtcgtagTTTACCTTAagttgagggattaggacttgtttgtctatttgctacTTGATTAATGTGTGGGTAcaatgtatatgtgaggtgatgagCATTTATGCATTGTTGTTGGGATAAAGCATGCGGATGGAACTTATTGCCTTGTGATTTGTTGCCTTTTTAATTATGATATTCATGCTTAGGTTAGATTATTACTTATTTGATTATTTGTTCTACAATTATTGCTTAATTAGTAATGGTTGAGTATTTTGGAAGTTGAGATTTGGTATCTTGACATCATATTTGACGTAAAGCACATTCTCTGTGCTATTTACCTCCCGAATTTATATTATCTTTACTAtctggtaagggagagtgttaaagcatgaatgGTAATGTCGTGCCATTGCATTATCTCATTTATTGATTAATACATAGTGAAGAAGAgaattaaagcacgaagggtaatgtcgttcAATCTATATCATTTATTCATTGTTACATGGTGAgatcgagagtaaaagcacgaagggtgatgccatgccatccTTCCCAATTTTTCACTGTTACATGGGCAAATCAAGAATAAAAGCTAGAAGGGTAATGCCAtgccattttattttatttatgtcattatttcatggtaaggatgagagtaaaagcacaaagggtgatgtcgtgccatctTTATACCGCATGTTTATCTGTGTTCATTGGTTGATGAGTTATTTGGCTATCTTGTGATGTCATACCTGTCGTACTTATCATATCTTTTTCCTCTTttgcatgtcccctcccaatTTTACATTGTTAAATCTATTTTTTGTTGatgtttgtacatatatatgtttGTGTAGGTTTAATTACGTGAGTGTCctatcatagcctcgtcactacctcgtcgaggttaggatcGACACTTAtggagtacattgggtcggttgtaatcatgctacacttctgcacttcttgtgcagattttggtattggTTCCAGTGGTGAGTGAGGTGCATCAGCTCAGATTATTGCAtatggagacttgaggtagatctgctggcgtccgcagactTTGGAGTCCCCTTTCTCTTCCCTCTTTTACTATTCATTTCATTCAAAATAGTTGTATTTATTTTAAACTCTGTTTGTAGAACTTCTAGTAGTTCGTGTACTCATGACTCCGGATCTTTGGGAGTAGATGCTATTAGATGACTTATGTTGGTGTTGTATTATATTGAGTTCCTATCTCTCATTATTTATCATTACCTTGTTTAAACTGTTAAAATTTGGATATTTAACTATCTCACATCAGCTTGCGTAGCAAGtagatgttaggcgccatcatgactccgaGGTTGGTATTCTGAGTCGTGACAATATCTCCAGTAGAAAGCAATGTGGAGTAGAAATATATTTTTAATGGTTTTCTTTGacaaaaaataatgataaatGCTTTCCAATTAAAAAGgatttcaaaaatagttttattaagaATTTAGAAAGATAAAAGGTAGAGAATGAAGAGCGTTGAGAACCATGAGCTATCAAGTTTAAACTTTTCAGCTATATTAGTTGAGAAGATTGCAATATATGTGATTTTATCTTAAAAATTATATGTGAGTACTTAAAATTTACTTCCTTTGcatgtttaatttatttttcctttcttccttgtatTAAGATTCTCCTTAGCACTACGACAAAAATATCCCACTATAAATAGTTAAAATAAAACATTACCTTATATAAATTTAAAAGTAAAGGAATATAAATTTGTGTTTGGGAGGTTTGGTTTATGTTCCCCTCCTTTTGTACAACAGGAGtttaggtatatatatatatatatatatatatatatatataaactaacttataaatatttattttagaaaatgTATGATGATTGATACGGCTAAAACAAAGCAAAATCCAATCATGCTTTTGGAGCACAATGTTAGAATCCGAAATTTTCACCCTTGGAtctgtgatggcgcctaacatttcacttgttatgcaagccaacgttagaatagTTTCTAACCATTTTTAGCAATACAAATTAAATAATAACCAAGAACTGAATAAACTGAAATAGAGTGAGAAaattataacaacaacaatatctaGATATAATCCCAGAACTGGTGGCACAAGTGCACGGGCAACTAGAGTAATACAAATAATGGTTTGAATGAAAACATGACTGTCTGAAATGAAATAAACAACTAGAATCAggtagaaggggacttcaaggctGCGAACGGATGTACCTTAAGTCTCCGTCAGACAATCATTCCGAGCAATCTATTAACTGCCGCTAGAACCGACTCCAAAATCTTCACAAGAAGtgcaagtatagtatgagtacaaccgaccccatgtactctgtaagtgcggagtctaacctcgacgaagtagtgacgaggctaaggcggatCACATAAAATAACCTGTATGcagtataataataataacaggAAAGGTATACAGGAAAAGTAAGGCTGTTCACTTATGAAAATAAACTCAATCCTCGAAATCAGTAAAACCAGAAACACCAGTCCTTAGAGTTTCGTATGAATACACCGAAAGCTAACACAATACAGTAACGAATACAAAACACACAATTTGTTATGgcgcgcaactcgatcccacTGTACAAACACAATCTTCCCTTATTTAACTGTATCAATATCAAGAATATCATGTAAAAtccgttgcggcgcgcaacccgatcccaccatataattagaatcaatatcataatcctccttTATTCCACCACATCAAAATCGCATATAAAATCCGTtatagcgtgcaacccgatcccaccatatcaatatcaatcCTTCCTTATTCTACTCGTTgcaacatgcaacccgatccataaacaaAATCAATAAGTATAATAAATTCAAAAACTCAATTCAAAAGAATCTCTACGATTAAAGAATATGAAAGCAAAGCCATAAAGGAACCTCGTACCAAGTCAGCTACAATTAATACAAAGCAACAAGACAAGACAAATATATGATAATTTAAGTGTACAAGTAAGACAAGTAACGCAAGTAGAAATTAATCATGGAATCATGGTAGAAACGAGCATTTCAATACAAGAGTAAATAGATGACATGTAACAAGTTACGGCATAGAAAGCAATTAAGACATGTAACAGTTAAGGCATGGAATGAGATAAttaatgaaatatgaaaaatcatgaaaataattatttttatgacGTATatacactcatcacctcacatatacaCCATTACACATGTAATTCACATAACACATAGCTCAAGCGTTCCTAATTctctcaaatcaaggttagacccaatacttacctcgctccgcaAGCAAATCAAAGCTCAACTGGGGACTTTCCTCTAAAATTcgcctccaaaccaatcaaatctaaccaaaatagaCTTAATATCAACAAAAAATGCGAGGAAAATCAATTACAATACataaagctaagatctttacATTTTCTCCAAAAGTCAACAAATTCAACCTCGCACTAGCTTGGTCAAAATCCGTGATTCGGACCAATACCCAATTCCCCATTTACCTTCGAGTCTGATTATGCAATTAGtttcaaatccgacctcaatttgaggtctaaatctcaattttacaaaaatccccgAATATTctccaaattcctaattttctacCATGAAAGAAAATAGATTAAGGTTAGAAAtcaatgggtgttgatggaattGGAAGAAAACGATTTAAAGTATACTAACCTATGGAATGGTGATGCAATTTCTCTTCAAAATCATCTCTAGGCCGTGCTATAATGAGAAGATGGTGAAAAATGGGCGAAATCCCGATATTTGGAAGTTTAAATGACTGGgcatgtaacaacccgaccggtcattttgagtatttgcactttGCTTGGTAGTTTGAGAGCACAAGTATCTCCACGTGATATATTAGtagttgtgtgcaaaatttgagttcattccgagttgatttgatatgtttcggcacaaCTATTTGAAAATCGAAAgtttgaaagttcattaagtttgatttgaagtgTGTTTCATCGTTTCAATATTGTTATGCATGATtttaggcctcgagtaggtccgtgttatgttatgggaattgttggtatgttcgtacgGGATCccgaagggctcgggtgagtttcagatatgtTTGGGTTGTGTCGCGCTCGTTTTTCTAATGTTTCGGtatcgtttcttcaagcataaatggtactatattaaacaaataagcTCTGATTTCTATTTTGATCGAATAATTAGATCCCTAtcataattacggagccataacaaaaagaatcgtcgagtttggacatcgtatgaaaagtttatattcattttactaagaattgggttactagattttttagattaattacgaaattatcACTGACTTCGTATTTTAAAAATCTACATTATTTCTAGATATTGAAACCagcatatctccttcattataaggtcaaatggagtaattcaaaagcctaacttacAGTGGTAACCCTATTATTAGTAAAACCTATCCAGAAATTGTCACTGgttattttgctttctagaatcctgttcccctaaataagactttctGTACgttcttttactattttatgacttgcggggatgtctagttcgggatttggaagggttcaggttgaaatcggaacacttggttccttaaggatGGCTAAAAAGCCAAGTTTGagttcggtcaatattttgagtaaatgacctcgaaattaggatttgatgggtccaataggttcgtatgatgattttggacttgggaatatgttcggatcgggttttggatgaaccgggagcattttggcgcttaatagtgaaagttggttcttcgaagattttagaagttctttaaatttggttagGAGTTGGTTTCGGTGATATCGAGGTCTAAACGAAATTCCAAAATTGAGAATAGTTCCAAAAtttcatttaagacttgcatgcaaaatttggcgtcattccgagttgatttgatagaaATCGTACGCGCGGAAGTATTTTTAGATGTTTTTGAGTTCATGAGTTAATCCATGCATTTTCGCAACTGATTCgtggtttttgatgttatttcggTGTTCCAATCGCGAGAGCAAGTTTTTATGATATTGTTAGACTTGTGTGGGTATTTGGTGTGGAGCCCCGAATGCTAGGGTGCGTTTCGGACGTTCGGAAGGATGAAAAACACATTAGTTTTTTGGTGTTTCTTGGCAGCAGTTGcaagtctcgcaaatgcgagaatttgttcgcaaatgcgaacctcaCATTTGGGAGAagggctttgcaattgcgaaggagCCCGACCTAGGCagtattcgcatttgcgacacattgGCCGCATTTGCAATCTCAGTAGAGTCCGGATTTGCGACTCCTTGGTTGCGTTTACGACCTTGGCAGCCTAAGGCCAGGTTCACGTTTGCGAACCAGGTGTCACAAATGCGATATCTGAGGCCGGTGCACAGCTTATTAATTATGAGACTTAGACCATTTAGCTCATTTTCTTTCAActcttgggcgattcttggagctcTTGGAAgggggttttcacctagcaccTTGAgctaagtaatttctacacaacatgagttaaatacatagattatgggtagattaacatgtaaaaattaataaaattcaaGGGTGTagatgaaaacctaggtttttgataaaaatgagatttgaccacgaaattggttatggaatttagtaaaaatcatatatttaagTTCATGGGGTTATGgataacaactttcttcgaataTTTTCAAAATCGatgcacgtgggcccgaggataAATTTTAGGAATCTCACATTTAGagttgggtaatcactttaatagttggGATATGAAATTTTAAGCatgtattaattattttatataatatttgactagtttcgagtcgtttggcGCCTAATTGAGTGTTTGGCACCAATGTTGGACTGGAAAGTAGgccttgagacgaggtaagtttcctttctaaccttgtaaggggaaattaaccccataggtgaattaaataaatatgagtacctatttgtgggggctacgtaagtatgaagtgacgagagtccgtatgtagctactaattatgttattgtccgggtagtttaggacccgtatcatgtaTACTTGAAATGTTTGCACTCCTACTTGCTGATTTATTGCTTAAGTCATATTGGAAGTTGATAAAAGAATTATAAAGGTAAAACTCACTTACTTGAAGTTGTGAATGAAATACTTGAGTATAAATGAGAATTTgtgttttatttgaaatgtttCCTATTTGTGGAGAGGGCTGAGTGCCCCGGTAgcaaatagatgcatctatgattcgtgTCGTTTGACCCTCGACAATACACAGTTTaattattatgttggatcgggccgtacgacctcgataTAATTTGTGCATGATAATCTTTGGAACTATTCATGATTGATATTGCTTAAATGCCTTGAAATACaaattgttaaatgatgaaactaaacTTGGGATTTAATATTTGCAAAAGAAGAATTTACTATTTCCTGTTATTGAGATTTCAGTATTATTCATGAAATCCATGCTTAGTATATAATTTGATATAtcattgttagcccatagtaagtgttaaagtcgacccctcgttactgcttcttcgaggttagattggatacttactgggtacatattttttatgtactcacgctacacatTTTTGCACTTAAttgtgcaggatctgaggcaggtacatctggttacCAGTCCGGCAGTCATACTTGATCCTCGCTGCGAGACTACACGGTTTGTCTGTCTATATCATTTCAAATAGTAgactagtattcttttgtatattctactagaatgctcatacacttgtgacgcCGGGTCTTGGCACACGCACTAGTAGACTTGTGATTTTTGGGTTGTATTTTCTACGGTTATGATTGCCTTTAGCTGCTTTCATTTTGCCTATTTTAAATCCGTTATTTCTTAAATCTTTTAAATCGGGGAAAGTTATTAACTTGAAAAacatataaaaatggaaaatcacaaggTTGTTTGATATTGGATTGTCTAGCAACGGTTCTGGGCACCATCATGGCTCGTCACTATAATGATCCGCACCTGCTGGTTCTTAGAGAGATGGTACTACGGGGTGGTGCCAAGGAAGTTACTATCagtgaggatggtgttctgcgactccagggttgcctatgtgttcctaatgttgatggcttgagggagaagattctagaggaggcacacagttctcggtattttattcatccaggtgctatgaAGATATATCGCgacctgaggcagcattattggtggcggcggatgaaaaaggacatagttgagtatgtagcgAGATGCCTAAATTGCCAGTAGGTTAcctatgagcaccagaggccaggtgaCCTACATCAGTAGATGGTTATACCGGAGtgaaaatgggagcggatcactatggacctTGTAGTTGGGTTGTCGCGGACGTTGAGGATGTTTGATAccatttgggtcattgttgacaggGTGACCAAGTCGGCAAACTTTATTCCAGTTGTGACTATGTACTCTTCAAAGAGATTGGCCCAAGTTTACATTTAGGAGATTGTCCGGTTGCATAgtgtgcctatttccatcatttcagatagaggccctcagttcactacGCATTTATGGAGAGCAGTACAGAGTGAGTTCGGCACCTAGGTAGAGCTCAGCACAACCTTTCATCCGCAGATTGATGGGCAATCGGAAGGGACAGTTCAGATTCTGGAGGATATGCTCAAAGCGTGTGTGATTGACTTCggagggcagtgggatcgattcttgcctttggccgagtttgcttataacaacaattattagtccagcatcgagatggctccatttgaggctttgtatggtcgGCGAGTTTGTTCACCCATCGGATGTTTTAAGCCCGACGAGACTAGGTTATATGGCACTGATTtagtgaaggatgccttggagaagatAAAGTTAATTCAAGAGCAGCTTCACATAGCACAATCCAGACAGAAAAGTTACGCGAATCAGAAGGCACGTGATTTATCAGTTATGGTGGGCGAGAAgtttctcttgaaagtctcgccgatgaagggtatcatgaggttcgggaagaagggaagctgagcccaaggttcattg
Proteins encoded:
- the LOC138891325 gene encoding uncharacterized protein; the protein is MAPFEALYGRRVCSPIGCFKPDETRLYGTDLVKDALEKIKLIQEQLHIAQSRQKSYANQKARDLSVMVGEKFLLKVSPMKGVHPVFHVSMLRRYHADRSHVLDYNMTQLDESLGYEEEHITIVDRQVLQLRSKKISAVKVQLRGQPVEEATW